The following coding sequences are from one Desulfosporosinus orientis DSM 765 window:
- a CDS encoding efflux RND transporter permease subunit has protein sequence MFISNLSIKRPVLSIVVVIALLAVGAVSYFGLAIEQYPETDTPVAAISITQPGASAESIETEITKKVEDTVGQISGVKHVSSTVSEGVSQTVVQFNNEKSTDEAAQEVKDKISSIRGFLPQDINEPVIQKFDFSSQPILSLVVTGPLSGRNMSQFVEDEIVKKLNTVKGVGSVTTYGEQDREIHIKLDKEKMTALNLTTSEILSSLQSDNIKASSGNLTNGDKDVSIQTDSKIKEVSDFLDVLVASHNGVEIRIKDIAQVEDGVKARSSIAYYNGSEAISIDIVKQSGQNTTQVAKDVKKEISQIQASLKNGVQIYIVDDNSLTIQDSVNEVQKTILEGCALAVIIVFLFLRNWGSTLISAVSLPTSIITTFAAMKVMGISLNTMSLMGLSLAVGLLVDDSIVVIENIMRHLNMGKSAIQAAKEGTAEIGLAVMATTFTIVAVFLPISLVTGMIGPYFKQFGMTVASSVLVSLFVSFTLVPMLSSKYLKRESEELKAPKGILQRFLLWFNHQFDKLSRVYSGILTVALRHRVKTMTIVFILFFASLGLFSAIGTTFVETTDNAKITIEAVPDSGTTLESAAKTAKQMESILKTYPEVKNLYTTITAGKINIVANVPERNKRTESLSSIGNRMRTRLQEVSGVSIALTTGLNQLSGKDIQLHFTGNDFNQLLNFSQNAEKIIKQIPGTVDVSMNYKAGKPEVKLEVDRDRAADLGVSPTVVASTLSTLFNGSVATHFETGQDRYDVKVLLQDEQRQDFDSLKGIYVPGTNGRAVPLDQVTKQVLTTSPTTIQRYDKAREIQLSANLVGIATTDFNKIFADKLANELKMPVGVSQTTAGSEEMMAESIVSLGTAFSMGILFIFLILAAQFESFMDPMAIIFSLPFAIIGAVLALFLSGSQFSMMAFIGVIMLMGLVTKNAILLIDFAKQKRAQGTERNTALLEAAATRLRPIIMTTLAMIFGMLPTALSTGTGAESRVPMAYTIIGGLISSTFLTLVAVPVIYTLLDDLKGFVKKIFTMEFFRGNRKKLET, from the coding sequence ATGTTTATTTCAAATCTAAGCATTAAACGGCCCGTACTTTCCATTGTGGTAGTTATTGCCCTGCTTGCGGTCGGTGCGGTCAGTTATTTCGGATTAGCTATTGAGCAATATCCAGAAACCGATACTCCTGTGGCAGCAATCTCCATCACTCAACCAGGAGCTTCAGCCGAATCAATCGAAACGGAAATAACGAAAAAAGTAGAGGACACTGTCGGCCAGATTTCCGGAGTGAAACACGTCAGTTCCACTGTTTCCGAAGGAGTTTCTCAGACGGTGGTCCAATTTAACAATGAGAAGTCAACAGATGAGGCAGCTCAGGAAGTCAAGGACAAAATCAGCAGTATCAGGGGTTTTTTGCCGCAGGATATAAATGAACCGGTCATCCAAAAATTTGATTTTAGTTCACAGCCCATTCTATCTCTTGTGGTCACTGGACCTCTTTCCGGTAGAAATATGTCTCAGTTCGTGGAAGATGAAATTGTGAAAAAATTGAATACCGTAAAAGGCGTAGGCTCAGTAACAACCTACGGCGAGCAGGATCGGGAAATTCATATCAAGCTCGATAAAGAGAAAATGACAGCACTCAATCTGACAACTTCGGAAATCCTAAGCAGCCTGCAAAGTGATAACATTAAAGCCTCAAGCGGAAATCTAACCAATGGGGATAAGGACGTTTCCATCCAGACTGACAGTAAGATAAAAGAGGTCAGTGATTTTCTGGATGTATTAGTGGCCAGCCATAACGGGGTAGAAATACGCATAAAAGACATTGCCCAGGTAGAAGACGGTGTTAAAGCTAGAAGCAGCATAGCCTATTATAATGGCTCCGAAGCCATTAGTATCGATATTGTTAAGCAATCAGGGCAAAATACAACACAGGTAGCCAAGGATGTTAAAAAAGAGATAAGTCAAATACAGGCCTCCCTGAAAAATGGTGTACAAATCTATATTGTGGATGACAATTCCTTGACCATCCAAGACTCCGTGAATGAAGTGCAGAAAACCATACTTGAAGGATGTGCACTGGCAGTTATCATTGTTTTCTTATTCCTTCGAAATTGGGGAAGTACACTAATCAGCGCAGTTTCCCTGCCGACATCGATCATCACAACCTTTGCAGCCATGAAAGTAATGGGTATCTCACTCAATACCATGTCGTTAATGGGCTTATCCCTGGCAGTGGGCTTGCTCGTAGATGATTCAATTGTTGTCATAGAAAATATAATGCGTCACTTAAACATGGGGAAATCAGCGATTCAGGCCGCAAAAGAGGGTACTGCTGAGATCGGTCTTGCGGTTATGGCGACGACCTTTACAATTGTTGCGGTGTTTCTGCCTATTTCTTTAGTCACAGGAATGATCGGACCCTACTTTAAACAGTTCGGCATGACGGTTGCATCCAGTGTCTTGGTTTCCCTGTTTGTTTCCTTTACACTGGTGCCCATGTTATCATCCAAATATCTCAAAAGAGAATCTGAGGAGCTCAAAGCCCCCAAAGGGATACTTCAGCGCTTTCTGTTATGGTTCAATCACCAGTTTGACAAATTATCTAGGGTATATTCCGGTATTTTAACTGTGGCCTTACGACACAGGGTAAAAACCATGACCATTGTTTTCATCCTGTTCTTTGCTAGTTTGGGTCTTTTTTCGGCAATCGGAACAACCTTTGTCGAGACCACAGATAACGCAAAGATTACTATTGAAGCAGTACCGGATAGCGGCACAACCCTGGAAAGTGCCGCTAAAACGGCCAAACAAATGGAGTCGATTCTCAAAACTTATCCTGAAGTCAAGAACCTGTACACTACAATAACAGCAGGTAAAATTAATATTGTCGCAAATGTACCGGAGCGAAATAAAAGAACTGAGAGCTTAAGCTCCATTGGCAATCGGATGCGTACCCGTCTGCAGGAGGTTTCCGGTGTAAGCATTGCCTTAACTACCGGTTTAAATCAATTATCAGGAAAGGACATACAACTGCATTTTACCGGCAATGACTTTAACCAGCTGCTTAATTTTTCACAGAATGCAGAAAAAATCATAAAACAAATTCCCGGAACTGTTGATGTGAGCATGAATTATAAGGCTGGAAAACCAGAAGTCAAACTTGAGGTCGACCGCGACCGGGCAGCCGATTTAGGAGTAAGCCCTACTGTTGTGGCCAGCACCTTGAGCACTCTGTTCAACGGCTCAGTGGCAACGCATTTTGAAACGGGTCAAGATCGCTACGATGTAAAAGTTTTGCTGCAGGATGAGCAAAGGCAAGACTTTGATAGCTTGAAAGGAATCTATGTACCGGGGACTAACGGCCGGGCGGTACCTCTCGATCAGGTCACCAAACAAGTCTTAACAACCAGCCCGACTACGATTCAGCGCTATGATAAAGCCAGAGAGATTCAGTTGTCGGCAAATCTCGTTGGTATCGCAACCACTGATTTTAATAAAATTTTTGCTGATAAGTTAGCCAATGAATTAAAGATGCCGGTGGGAGTTAGCCAAACCACTGCCGGAAGTGAAGAAATGATGGCAGAAAGTATCGTGAGCCTGGGCACCGCATTTTCAATGGGAATTCTATTTATATTCCTGATTCTAGCTGCGCAGTTTGAAAGTTTTATGGATCCCATGGCGATTATATTCTCCTTGCCCTTCGCCATTATCGGGGCGGTACTGGCGTTATTCCTATCAGGCAGCCAATTTAGTATGATGGCGTTTATCGGAGTTATTATGCTTATGGGATTAGTTACGAAGAATGCGATCCTCTTGATCGACTTTGCCAAACAAAAGCGGGCACAGGGCACAGAGCGCAATACAGCTTTACTTGAAGCAGCCGCTACACGCCTTAGACCTATTATTATGACGACCTTGGCGATGATTTTCGGGATGCTTCCCACAGCACTATCTACGGGGACCGGGGCAGAATCACGTGTGCCAATGGCCTATACGATCATAGGCGGTTTGATCTCTTCGACCTTCTTAACCCTGGTAGCAGTTCCGGTGATTTATACCCTATTGGATGATCTAAAGGGATTTGTTAAGAAGATATTTACTATGGAGTTTTTTCGAGGAAACCGTAAGAAGTTAGAAACTTAA
- a CDS encoding cupin domain-containing protein, translated as MKIMNAEEFDKQNCFGKGQENTFFAQYFVGDSFLNPLTMPGEYPMFLANVTFEPGCRNNWHIHQATKGGGQILLCTAGSGWYQEDGKEAVSLEPGTVIKISVGVKHWHGAKADSWFSHIAIEVPGEDCKNEWCEPVTDEEYNKLK; from the coding sequence ATGAAAATCATGAATGCTGAGGAATTTGACAAACAAAATTGTTTTGGTAAAGGACAGGAGAACACATTTTTTGCACAGTATTTTGTTGGAGATTCTTTTTTAAATCCACTGACAATGCCAGGCGAGTATCCAATGTTTCTTGCGAATGTTACTTTTGAGCCAGGATGTCGCAATAATTGGCATATTCACCAGGCAACGAAAGGTGGAGGACAAATTCTGCTCTGTACTGCAGGAAGTGGATGGTATCAGGAAGACGGTAAAGAAGCAGTAAGTCTTGAACCTGGAACAGTTATCAAAATATCAGTTGGCGTTAAGCATTGGCATGGTGCGAAAGCTGATAGTTGGTTTAGCCATATTGCCATCGAAGTACCTGGTGAAGATTGTAAGAATGAATGGTGTGAGCCTGTAACGGATGAGGAATACAATAAATTGAAATAA
- a CDS encoding efflux RND transporter periplasmic adaptor subunit: MLSKQKLIPILVVAVLLIIGTAIVKDKDSGTIMAASPNKVSVKAYQVNFIEKNSTNTYKASLEATEEGTVSSKVSGKVIQVMFENGQVVSQGAPLVKLDDQDILNNIASSESKLKSLQINLEKNQLNLENAQRSYERTKYLFDQGAVPKVDLEAAETSLKSAQIDLESTKANINSAQIDLNNLKNSLDNTTITAPVSGVMDGKSVELGLFANVGATFGKVKNISPINAVIEVGQDDLSSVKVGQAAKVKVGTKEYDGAVKTIEASADPNARVFKCKIEVPNQEQSLKPGMYANVDIISNQKAEMLVVPTDALGGTPGNYSVFVNEDGIARKHAVSIGEIAEGYVEIKSGLSKGDNVIITNVNTLQDGDEVTVVKE; this comes from the coding sequence ATGCTATCTAAACAGAAGTTAATACCCATCTTAGTGGTGGCAGTTCTTTTAATTATTGGCACCGCTATAGTTAAAGACAAGGATTCTGGCACAATTATGGCAGCTTCTCCCAATAAGGTTTCCGTTAAGGCATATCAGGTTAATTTTATTGAAAAAAATTCAACGAATACATATAAGGCTTCATTAGAAGCAACTGAAGAGGGAACTGTAAGCAGCAAAGTGTCCGGGAAAGTTATCCAAGTCATGTTTGAAAATGGTCAAGTAGTATCCCAAGGTGCTCCGCTTGTTAAACTAGATGATCAGGATATTTTAAATAACATTGCTTCGTCGGAAAGTAAATTAAAATCTCTGCAAATTAATTTGGAAAAAAACCAATTGAATCTCGAAAATGCTCAGCGTTCTTACGAGAGAACGAAGTACCTGTTTGACCAGGGGGCGGTTCCTAAGGTTGATTTAGAAGCTGCTGAAACATCTTTAAAAAGTGCGCAAATTGATTTAGAATCCACCAAAGCGAACATTAATTCTGCCCAGATAGATTTGAACAATCTTAAAAATTCACTTGACAATACAACCATTACCGCCCCAGTTTCAGGAGTAATGGATGGTAAAAGTGTGGAGTTGGGGCTATTTGCTAATGTTGGCGCTACTTTTGGAAAAGTTAAGAATATATCCCCTATCAATGCTGTAATTGAGGTGGGTCAAGACGATTTGAGTTCGGTTAAGGTTGGGCAGGCTGCCAAAGTTAAAGTTGGAACAAAGGAATACGATGGAGCTGTTAAAACCATTGAAGCATCTGCTGATCCCAATGCAAGGGTTTTTAAATGTAAAATTGAGGTTCCTAATCAAGAGCAATCTTTAAAACCCGGTATGTATGCTAATGTAGACATTATCAGTAACCAGAAAGCAGAAATGCTTGTAGTACCCACTGATGCTTTAGGTGGGACCCCAGGTAATTATTCAGTTTTCGTCAACGAGGATGGGATTGCACGTAAACACGCTGTAAGTATCGGAGAAATTGCCGAAGGCTATGTTGAAATTAAAAGTGGTCTCTCCAAAGGGGATAACGTCATCATTACCAATGTAAATACGCTGCAAGATGGTGATGAGGTTACCGTCGTTAAAGAATAG
- a CDS encoding response regulator, with amino-acid sequence MNKRRILVVDDHLVVREGLKLIFETESNFEVVGEADNGDEALELAEQLKPDVILLDLKMPNVSGIDVIKALNEKNNSVPIIILTTINDDRSILEGLSLGAKGYLLKDTTREELIRTVESAIRGELLLQPEISKGLFKPKKELRQSNHSFNSAISERELFVLQAIARGCTSKEIALDMGIAERTVKAHLTNIYSKLKVDSRSQAVAVAIEQGIIHIQK; translated from the coding sequence ATGAATAAGAGAAGAATATTGGTAGTCGATGACCATTTGGTAGTTAGAGAAGGGTTAAAGCTTATTTTTGAAACAGAGTCAAATTTCGAGGTAGTGGGCGAAGCAGACAATGGAGATGAAGCATTAGAATTAGCAGAACAGTTAAAACCGGATGTGATTTTATTGGATTTAAAAATGCCAAATGTGAGTGGGATTGATGTAATAAAAGCTTTGAACGAAAAAAATAATTCAGTGCCAATTATTATCTTAACAACTATCAATGATGATAGGTCAATTCTGGAGGGTCTCTCTTTAGGGGCAAAGGGGTATTTGCTTAAGGATACTACCCGTGAAGAACTGATTAGAACAGTTGAATCTGCCATAAGAGGAGAGCTGCTTCTTCAACCAGAAATAAGTAAGGGGCTCTTTAAACCTAAAAAAGAACTTCGTCAAAGCAATCATTCATTTAATTCAGCAATTTCCGAAAGAGAATTGTTTGTTTTACAAGCTATTGCAAGGGGCTGCACTAGTAAGGAAATAGCCCTTGACATGGGTATAGCTGAAAGAACTGTTAAAGCTCATTTAACCAATATATACAGTAAGCTCAAAGTGGATTCCAGGTCTCAAGCTGTGGCAGTAGCCATTGAGCAAGGAATTATCCATATTCAAAAATAG
- a CDS encoding NAD(P)H-dependent oxidoreductase: MTVIGSNLFILGAQEAGHQTEKVFLRDKKVGYCTGCESCYSSHKCVQKDDMAEILGKILAFDVIVMATPVYFYTMDAQIKTLIDRTVPRYSEIIGKEFYFIVTAADTSKESMERTIDGFRGFTICLNGAQEKGVVYGVGAWRKGDIMGSPAMKEAYEMGKNV, encoded by the coding sequence ATGACTGTAATTGGGTCCAATTTATTTATTCTTGGGGCACAGGAGGCGGGCCATCAGACAGAAAAAGTTTTTTTGAGGGATAAAAAGGTTGGCTACTGCACAGGGTGTGAGTCATGCTATAGCAGCCATAAGTGTGTTCAGAAGGATGACATGGCGGAAATTTTGGGAAAAATACTTGCCTTCGATGTGATCGTCATGGCAACACCGGTTTACTTCTATACTATGGACGCTCAGATAAAAACACTGATTGATCGGACGGTTCCCAGATATTCAGAAATCATCGGTAAGGAATTCTATTTCATAGTTACCGCTGCTGATACCAGTAAAGAGTCTATGGAAAGAACAATTGACGGCTTTCGTGGATTTACGATCTGTCTGAACGGTGCCCAAGAAAAGGGTGTCGTCTACGGTGTCGGCGCATGGCGCAAGGGTGATATTATGGGAAGTCCCGCCATGAAAGAGGCATATGAAATGGGGAAAAATGTTTAA
- a CDS encoding carboxymuconolactone decarboxylase family protein: MADADKLFETDPEFMERFEAFANNEVVNEPGQELDNETRFMSILAALVGCQGLDEYKVMLSQALEKYLTPVMAKEIVYQAVDYLGMGRVYPFLVATNEIMIERGIKLPLEGQATTSMDDRLEKGSDAQVAIFGEGMKDFWKGGHINRWLAANCFGDYYTRTGLDLKQRELITFCFLAAQGGCEPQLASHVVGNIRLGNNKEFLIKVVSQCLPYIGYPRSLNALGCINKATEK, encoded by the coding sequence ATGGCAGACGCAGATAAACTTTTTGAGACTGATCCTGAATTTATGGAACGCTTCGAAGCATTTGCTAATAATGAAGTAGTTAATGAGCCGGGACAGGAACTGGATAATGAAACGAGATTCATGTCAATCCTGGCAGCTTTAGTAGGCTGTCAGGGTTTGGATGAATATAAAGTAATGCTTTCCCAGGCGTTAGAGAAATATCTGACACCTGTAATGGCGAAGGAAATCGTCTATCAGGCTGTCGATTATCTTGGTATGGGGAGGGTTTATCCATTCCTCGTTGCTACGAACGAAATTATGATAGAAAGGGGTATAAAACTGCCATTGGAAGGTCAGGCTACGACGTCAATGGATGATCGTCTGGAAAAAGGTTCAGACGCACAAGTCGCTATTTTCGGTGAAGGTATGAAAGATTTTTGGAAAGGAGGTCACATCAATCGTTGGCTGGCAGCGAATTGTTTTGGTGATTACTATACTAGAACCGGACTGGATCTGAAACAGAGAGAATTGATTACTTTTTGTTTCTTGGCTGCACAAGGAGGATGTGAACCACAGTTGGCAAGCCATGTAGTTGGAAATATAAGGCTTGGCAATAACAAAGAGTTTTTGATAAAGGTAGTTTCACAGTGTTTGCCCTATATTGGTTATCCAAGAAGCCTAAATGCTCTTGGGTGCATTAATAAGGCAACAGAAAAATAA